A DNA window from Malus domestica chromosome 12, GDT2T_hap1 contains the following coding sequences:
- the LOC103423467 gene encoding 7-deoxyloganetic acid glucosyltransferase-like gives MSAEMEESESAAHVLLLPFPAQGHITPMLSFAQLLCHAGIHVTFLSTEHNHRLLTQRRALSARFPTLHFESIPDGLPPDHPRTIPPLDDIVSSLRSVTKPLLRDLLITLTKKDNESCGATTTPRPPLSCVIIDGIMCFAIDMAEEVGIPVFALRTVSACSFWCYSCIPDLIQQGQLPFQDQDMDHPIRDIPGMEALLRLRDLPSFCRMPIDHPSFKFFMEQIEAITRVSAIILNTFDDLEPLILSQIATRFPKIYTLGPFHALLKSRVGDDLSSSVSSLRHEDRRCMAWLDSQQSGSVIFVSFGSLAKLSRVQLLEFWHGLINSGKPFLWVVRSDMLSSGQEERATPVELEDGTKERGYIAEWVPQEEVLAHKAVGGFWTHSGWNSTIEGIWAGVPMLCWPQLADQQVNSRWVGEGWKIGLDMKDTCDRSTVEKMVRALMEEGDQREQIFKSVDNFAKLARHAVSEDGSSYKNLEKLIEDLNEKIVM, from the exons ATGTCGGCGGAGATGGAGGAATCTGAATCTGCTGCACACGTACTATTGTTGCCGTTCCCAGCACAAGGCCACATCACTCCGATGCTGAGCTTTGCGCAGCTGCTATGCCACGCTGGCATCCACGTTACCTTCCTCAGTACGGAGCACAACCATCGTCTCCTCACCCAACGCCGTGCCCTCTCCGCCCGCTTCCCAACCCTCCACTTCGAGTCCATACCCGATGGCCTCCCACCGGACCACCCCCGCACCATTCCCCCCCTAGACGACATCGTCTCGTCGCTCAGGTCCGTAACCAAGCCACTCCTGCGTGACCTTCTTATAACCTTAACCAAAAAGGACAACGAGTCGTGTGGCGCCACCACCACTCCCCGTCCTCCCTTGAGTTGTGTCATAATAGATGGGATCATGTGTTTCGCGATTGACATGGCGGAGGAGGTGGGAATTCCCGTATTTGCCCTCCGCACGGTGAGCGCTTGCAGCTTCTGGTGTTATTCATGCATTCCCGACCTCATTCAACAAGGCCAGCTTCCCTTCCAAG ATCAGGACATGGATCACCCGATTAGGGACATTCCAGGGATGGAAGCTCTTCTGCGACTACGGGATCTACCGAGTTTTTGCAGAATGCCAATTGACCATCCaagttttaaatttttcatGGAGCAAATTGAGGCCATTACTCGAGTCTCTGCGATCATACTCAACACCTTCGACGACCTAGAACCCTTAATACTCTCCCAGATCGCCACTCGctttcccaaaatttacacctTAGGCCCTTTCCATGCCCTTCTCAAATCTCGTGTGGGAGACGATCTATCATCCTCCGTTTCCTCCTTGCGCCACGAAGACCGACGTTGCATGGCGTGGCTCGACTCCCAACAGTCGGGGTCCGTTATTTTCGTCAGCTTTGGGAGTTTGGCAAAGCTGAGCCGCGTCCAGTTACTGGAGTTTTGGCACGGTTTAATCAACAGTGGCAAGCCTTTTTTGTGGGTAGTTCGGTCGGATATGCTTTCGAGTGGGCAAGAGGAGCGTGCAACTCCGGTGGAGTTGGAGGATGGTACTAAAGAAAGGGGGTATATAGCGGAGTGGGTTCCACAAGAAGAGGTACTGGCCCACAAAGCTGTCGGAGGGTTTTGGACTCACAGCGGCTGGAACTCGACCATTGAGGGCATTTGGGCGGGAGTTCCGATGCTTTGTTGGCCACAATTAGCAGACCAACAGGTGAATAGTAGATGGGTTGGTGAAGGCTGGAAGATCGGGCTCGATATGAAAGACACGTGTGATAGGTCTACGGTGGAGAAGATGGTAAGAGCATTGATGGAAGAAGGCGATCAAAGAGAGCAGATTTTCAAGTCAGTGGATAATTTTGCAAAGTTGGCTCGCCATGCTGTTAGCGAAGATGGCTCTTCGTATAAGAACCTGGAAAAACTTATTGAAGACTTAAATGAAAAAATTGTGATGTGA